A stretch of Pseudoclavibacter chungangensis DNA encodes these proteins:
- a CDS encoding ATP-binding cassette domain-containing protein, with protein sequence MSAAASPVLDIVDVTATHGRGSGARRTLAPTSLRVDRGESVAVVGASGAGKSTLADIVLGLRPPADGHVSVRGETWCTDRTAPSRRERHIVQGVPQDPSAAFVPRWTLRTSIVHAVRALTDHTDVDERIDAAATLAELDPALLDRRLSEVSGGQAQRAAIARALAVGPAVVVADEPTSALDPETAVQVSTALLGLARTTGIALLLVTHDPALAARCDRTVTITAPHAA encoded by the coding sequence GTGAGCGCCGCCGCCTCCCCCGTCCTCGACATCGTCGACGTCACGGCCACCCACGGCCGAGGCTCGGGTGCGCGCCGCACGCTCGCCCCCACCTCGCTCCGCGTCGATCGCGGCGAGTCGGTGGCCGTCGTCGGCGCGTCGGGCGCCGGCAAATCGACGCTCGCCGACATCGTCCTCGGCCTGCGCCCGCCCGCCGACGGGCACGTGTCGGTCCGCGGCGAGACCTGGTGCACCGACCGCACGGCCCCCTCCCGTCGTGAGCGGCACATCGTGCAGGGGGTGCCGCAGGATCCGTCCGCGGCGTTCGTCCCACGATGGACGCTCCGGACGTCGATCGTGCACGCCGTCCGGGCACTCACCGACCACACCGACGTCGACGAGCGGATCGACGCCGCGGCGACGCTCGCCGAACTCGACCCGGCACTGCTCGACCGCAGGCTCTCCGAGGTGTCCGGCGGGCAGGCGCAGCGCGCCGCGATCGCGCGTGCCCTCGCGGTCGGCCCGGCCGTCGTCGTCGCGGACGAGCCCACGAGCGCCCTCGACCCGGAGACGGCCGTCCAGGTCTCGACCGCGCTCCTCGGGCTCGCGCGCACGACCGGCATCGCACTCCTGCTCGTGACCCACGACCCGGCGCTCGCCGCTCGCTGCGACCGCACGGTCACGATCACCGCCCCGCACGCCGCCTGA
- a CDS encoding ABC transporter substrate-binding protein — MSAPPRRRALRALALLALPAVLLSGCFAQSGSGADDGERISIAMLQPPRSGLSPLSDDAFKLSRWSTAETLIVLDANGQAQPGLATAWERVDDTTWRFDVRQGVSFHNGDQLTVESVVNALQHAIDASPVPRILDGVDMQVVADGDSVVVTTDQADPLLPNRLSSPQLAILDDDAYTDTGVNPVGTGTGPFELVAVDGIVGATLDRFDGYWGEPATASGIDVSFIPDGTARAAALRTGEADVVEAIPAGQAASIDANLITEVPMPRTNTLYLNTERGPFADPAVRAAAREAIDRAAIVASVYEGRADVAEGLLGPALPWAAEHRSDAAYEEVVASRPQAAKVDGVTITLGTFTDRAELPEVAVMLEQQLEAVGFDVQQDVREYQFIEADAIDGAFDAFILSRATVLDSGDPVAYFASDFSCSGGFGISQLCSSEVDTAINAASVTEAGADRQKATMLAEASILATDAAIPLLHERVIQGEASNVVDAARDPAERTLITARTHLDAAP; from the coding sequence ATGTCCGCACCTCCGCGCCGACGCGCCCTGCGTGCCCTCGCGCTCCTCGCCCTGCCCGCCGTGCTCCTCAGCGGCTGCTTCGCCCAATCGGGCTCCGGAGCCGACGACGGGGAACGCATCTCCATCGCCATGCTGCAGCCGCCGCGCTCGGGGCTCAGCCCGCTGAGCGACGACGCGTTCAAGCTCTCGCGCTGGTCGACGGCCGAGACGCTCATCGTGCTCGACGCGAACGGCCAGGCGCAGCCCGGCCTCGCGACGGCGTGGGAGCGCGTCGACGACACGACGTGGCGCTTCGACGTCCGCCAGGGGGTGTCGTTCCACAACGGCGACCAGCTCACGGTCGAGTCCGTCGTGAATGCGCTGCAGCACGCGATCGACGCATCACCGGTGCCCCGCATCCTCGACGGCGTCGACATGCAGGTCGTGGCCGACGGCGACTCGGTCGTCGTCACCACGGACCAGGCCGACCCGCTCCTCCCGAACCGCCTGTCGAGCCCGCAGCTCGCGATCCTCGACGACGACGCCTACACCGACACCGGCGTGAACCCGGTGGGCACCGGCACGGGCCCGTTCGAGCTCGTCGCGGTCGACGGCATCGTCGGTGCGACGCTCGACCGCTTCGACGGCTACTGGGGCGAGCCCGCCACCGCGAGCGGCATCGACGTGTCGTTCATCCCGGACGGCACCGCGCGAGCCGCGGCACTCCGCACGGGCGAGGCCGATGTCGTCGAGGCGATCCCCGCCGGCCAGGCCGCGTCGATCGACGCGAACCTCATCACCGAGGTGCCGATGCCCCGCACCAACACGCTCTACCTCAACACCGAGCGCGGCCCGTTCGCCGATCCCGCCGTGCGTGCCGCGGCACGCGAGGCGATCGACCGGGCCGCGATCGTCGCCTCCGTCTACGAGGGCCGCGCCGACGTCGCCGAGGGACTGCTCGGACCGGCACTCCCCTGGGCGGCCGAACATCGCTCGGACGCCGCGTACGAGGAGGTCGTCGCGTCCCGCCCGCAGGCGGCGAAGGTCGACGGCGTGACGATCACGCTCGGCACGTTCACCGACCGCGCCGAGCTCCCCGAGGTCGCCGTCATGCTCGAACAGCAGCTCGAAGCGGTCGGGTTCGACGTCCAGCAGGACGTGCGCGAGTACCAGTTCATCGAGGCGGACGCGATCGACGGCGCGTTCGACGCGTTCATCCTGTCGCGGGCCACGGTGCTCGACTCGGGCGACCCGGTCGCGTACTTCGCGTCCGACTTCTCGTGCAGTGGCGGCTTCGGGATCTCGCAGCTGTGCTCGTCCGAGGTCGACACGGCGATCAACGCGGCCTCGGTGACCGAGGCGGGAGCGGATCGACAGAAGGCGACGATGCTCGCCGAAGCGAGCATCCTCGCGACCGACGCCGCGATCCCGCTGCTCCACGAGCGCGTCATCCAGGGCGAGGCGTCGAATGTCGTCGACGCTGCGCGTGACCCCGCGGAGCGCACGCTCATCACGGCGCGGACCCACCTCGATGCCGCGCCGTAG
- a CDS encoding MFS transporter: MTSDTSTTSRTAKPQIPLLLGAVLLVYLGQMTLNPIIAPLSREVGLAEWQIGATISAAAVMVVLTSQFWGRRSQAWGRKPVLVAAFALAVVAMSLFGLLAWFGMVGLVTGVGLFVGFVLLRGVAFGTAIAAVPPTAQAYIADVTTDEATRVKGMSGVGAVQGIAMIGGAVVGDALSAFGLVAPLVAVPVLLVFGLALVAFRLRREPRTELIAEPARVSPFDTRVRPFLLAGFGMFTALGFIQVITGFIVQDRLGLDAGTTGIVTGATLFAAGIGMIVAQAIVVPRSGWSPAVLLRVGTAVAFVGFVLLVVDAGPVLLVGSVLVIGLGLGIAMPGYTAGPTMLVNRDEQGGLAGVIGATTGLTFIIAPTAGTALYGLWQPLPIIVSAVIMAIVAVFVLVHPRFRRLPDRPASEVAGNAASAPDDPLPRSD, translated from the coding sequence ATGACGAGCGACACGTCGACGACGTCACGGACGGCGAAGCCGCAGATCCCACTCCTGCTCGGCGCGGTCCTGCTCGTGTATCTCGGGCAGATGACCCTGAACCCGATCATCGCCCCGCTCTCACGCGAGGTCGGGCTCGCCGAATGGCAGATCGGGGCGACCATCAGCGCAGCCGCGGTCATGGTCGTCCTCACGAGTCAGTTCTGGGGCCGCCGTTCGCAGGCGTGGGGACGCAAGCCCGTCCTCGTCGCCGCGTTCGCGCTCGCGGTCGTCGCCATGTCGCTCTTCGGACTGCTCGCGTGGTTCGGCATGGTCGGGCTCGTGACGGGCGTCGGACTGTTCGTCGGGTTCGTGCTGCTGCGCGGCGTCGCGTTCGGCACGGCGATCGCTGCCGTGCCACCGACGGCGCAGGCCTACATCGCCGACGTCACGACCGACGAGGCGACGCGCGTGAAGGGCATGTCCGGTGTCGGGGCCGTGCAGGGCATCGCGATGATCGGCGGCGCGGTCGTCGGCGACGCGCTGTCCGCGTTCGGGCTCGTCGCGCCGCTCGTGGCCGTGCCGGTGCTCCTGGTGTTCGGGCTCGCACTGGTCGCGTTCCGGCTGCGCCGCGAGCCGCGGACCGAGCTCATCGCCGAACCCGCGCGCGTGAGCCCGTTCGACACACGCGTGCGGCCGTTCCTGCTCGCTGGGTTCGGCATGTTCACGGCACTTGGCTTCATCCAGGTCATCACGGGATTCATCGTGCAGGACCGGCTCGGCCTCGACGCCGGCACGACCGGCATCGTGACGGGCGCGACGCTCTTCGCGGCAGGCATCGGCATGATCGTCGCCCAGGCGATCGTCGTGCCGCGCAGCGGCTGGTCGCCCGCCGTGCTGTTGCGCGTCGGCACGGCGGTCGCGTTCGTCGGCTTCGTCCTCCTCGTCGTCGACGCGGGCCCCGTGCTCCTCGTCGGCTCCGTGCTCGTGATCGGACTCGGGCTCGGCATCGCGATGCCCGGCTACACGGCCGGTCCGACCATGCTCGTGAACCGGGACGAGCAGGGCGGACTCGCCGGGGTGATCGGCGCGACGACGGGCCTGACGTTCATCATCGCCCCGACGGCCGGCACGGCGCTGTACGGGCTGTGGCAACCGCTGCCGATCATCGTGAGCGCAGTCATCATGGCGATCGTCGCGGTGTTCGTGCTCGTGCACCCGCGATTCCGCCGCCTGCCGGACCGCCCAGCGAGCGAGGTGGCGGGAAACGCGGCGTCCGCACCCGACGACCCGCTCCCGCGGAGCGATTGA
- a CDS encoding MptD family putative ECF transporter S component gives MTDDTTRDAGATASADDTGAATAADTGTDTTTATAAPAAATAAPASPSARGTDAARPPFSVKFSARDLLSVAIFGVIYFVVVYAIAMLGIIGPLAMLLTLPLAIVAAGIPYMLFLTRVKHAGMVTLFGLVVGAVYLVSGQPLISFLLTIVVSLVAEVVLWLGRYRSRWAAIWTYAVYSLWFIGPLLPLVINRQEYLASQGMSVMGPEYVAAFDQLFSLTVVWIYNVSTLVFGFLGGLLGSAILRKHFVRAGLA, from the coding sequence TTGACCGACGACACCACCCGGGACGCGGGCGCCACGGCGTCCGCCGACGACACCGGCGCCGCAACGGCCGCCGACACCGGCACCGACACGACGACCGCGACGGCGGCACCGGCCGCCGCGACGGCCGCACCCGCGAGCCCGTCCGCGCGCGGAACGGACGCCGCCCGCCCACCTTTCAGCGTGAAGTTCAGCGCCCGCGACCTCCTGAGCGTCGCGATCTTCGGCGTCATCTACTTCGTCGTGGTCTACGCGATCGCCATGCTCGGGATCATCGGGCCGCTCGCGATGCTGCTCACCCTGCCGCTCGCGATCGTCGCGGCCGGCATCCCCTACATGCTCTTCCTCACGCGCGTGAAGCACGCGGGCATGGTCACCCTGTTCGGCCTCGTCGTCGGTGCCGTGTACCTCGTCTCGGGGCAGCCGCTCATCAGCTTCCTGCTCACGATCGTCGTCTCGCTCGTCGCCGAGGTCGTGCTGTGGCTCGGCCGCTACCGCTCCCGATGGGCGGCGATCTGGACCTACGCCGTCTACTCGCTCTGGTTCATCGGCCCGCTCCTGCCACTCGTCATCAACCGCCAGGAGTACCTCGCCTCGCAGGGCATGTCCGTCATGGGGCCGGAGTACGTCGCCGCGTTCGACCAGCTCTTCTCGTTGACCGTGGTGTGGATCTACAACGTCTCGACCCTCGTCTTCGGGTTCCTCGGCGGCCTGCTCGGCTCCGCGATCCTCCGCAAGCACTTCGTCCGCGCCGGGCTCGCCTGA
- a CDS encoding ATP-binding cassette domain-containing protein has protein sequence MTTSARVHDEHATSTPSAPSAPSADAASPASDTALVTLHDLTVRDRAGRILLDVPALTITPGERIVLTGRSGSGKSLLLGVLTGRTAPSLRVTGTRIARLPRIGLVPQRGLDALHPLVPLARQLRAVTGSSPERVAEVLDAVGLSDPALRRRRPAELSGGQTQRAAVALAALTRAPLIVADEPTSALDPDSRDRTLRLLESVVDDRQTLVVATHDTTVATLLGDRHLRMSAGRPTDVSRAQSPAPAAHDDATTTVDGAQAVPRAAERNAGTAA, from the coding sequence ATGACCACATCCGCACGGGTGCACGACGAGCATGCCACGTCCACGCCGTCCGCGCCGTCCGCGCCGTCCGCGGACGCCGCGAGTCCCGCGAGCGACACGGCCCTCGTCACGCTGCACGACCTCACGGTCCGCGATCGAGCCGGCCGCATCCTGCTCGACGTCCCCGCGCTCACGATCACACCGGGCGAGCGGATCGTGCTCACGGGCCGCTCGGGGAGCGGCAAGTCGCTCCTTCTCGGCGTCCTCACGGGCCGGACCGCCCCGTCGCTGCGCGTGACGGGCACCCGCATCGCCAGGCTCCCCCGCATCGGGCTCGTGCCACAGCGCGGACTCGATGCGCTGCATCCCCTCGTCCCGCTCGCCCGACAGCTCCGCGCCGTGACGGGCTCGAGCCCGGAACGCGTCGCCGAGGTGCTCGACGCCGTCGGCCTGTCCGACCCCGCGCTCCGTCGCCGACGACCCGCCGAGCTCTCGGGCGGTCAGACCCAGCGCGCGGCCGTCGCGCTCGCGGCACTCACGCGCGCACCGCTCATCGTCGCGGACGAACCGACGAGCGCGCTCGACCCCGACTCCCGCGACCGCACGCTCCGTCTGCTCGAATCCGTCGTCGACGACCGACAGACGCTCGTGGTCGCGACCCACGACACGACCGTCGCGACACTGCTCGGCGACCGTCACCTGCGCATGTCCGCAGGCCGACCGACCGACGTGTCCCGCGCACAGTCGCCCGCACCTGCGGCACACGACGACGCGACGACCACCGTCGACGGCGCGCAGGCCGTACCGCGCGCGGCGGAGCGGAACGCGGGGACGGCCGCGTGA
- a CDS encoding energy-coupling factor transporter transmembrane component T, whose translation MTAATTTAVRVPVDVLTARRRGLDPRTKIVLLVLVSGLVMAPGGLRFVLPGILLAVGLAVWDRAWRRLATLLVMVGAMWLIGWGLPLLWPNIVTATLSLLGVYGIRFVTAIGVGMHVVATTSPTQLSAGLRAWHVPRAIAVTLAVMLRFFPVVAIEARAVLDAMRLRGLTGIGGFLRHPLRSIERFTVPMIAASLRAGEDLSASAILRGLGSHRVPTAMIPPRFGIADLLLVLAVAALAAASLLLPSPLG comes from the coding sequence GTGACCGCAGCGACGACCACCGCGGTGCGAGTTCCCGTCGACGTGCTCACCGCACGTCGGCGGGGGCTCGACCCGCGCACGAAGATCGTGCTCCTCGTGCTCGTGAGCGGGCTCGTCATGGCACCCGGCGGCCTGCGCTTCGTGCTCCCCGGCATCCTCCTGGCCGTCGGTCTCGCGGTGTGGGACCGCGCATGGCGGCGACTCGCAACACTGCTCGTCATGGTGGGCGCCATGTGGCTCATCGGGTGGGGGCTCCCGCTCCTCTGGCCGAACATCGTGACGGCGACGCTGTCGCTCCTCGGTGTGTACGGGATCCGATTCGTGACGGCCATCGGCGTCGGCATGCACGTCGTCGCGACCACGTCGCCGACACAGCTCAGCGCCGGACTGCGTGCGTGGCACGTCCCTCGCGCGATCGCGGTCACACTCGCGGTCATGCTCCGCTTCTTCCCCGTCGTCGCGATCGAGGCCCGGGCCGTGCTCGACGCCATGCGGCTGCGCGGACTCACCGGCATCGGCGGGTTCCTCCGTCACCCGCTGCGCAGCATCGAACGGTTCACGGTGCCCATGATCGCCGCGAGCCTCCGCGCCGGAGAGGACCTCTCCGCATCCGCCATCCTCCGGGGGCTCGGCTCGCACCGCGTCCCGACCGCGATGATCCCGCCACGGTTCGGGATCGCCGACCTCCTGCTCGTCCTGGCCGTCGCCGCGCTCGCCGCGGCGAGCCTCCTGCTCCCCTCACCACTCGGATGA
- a CDS encoding ATP-binding cassette domain-containing protein, giving the protein MIELDDVTWTYPHADGPSLVGLDLRIAPGECVVLCGASGSGKSTALRLVDGLVPHFHDEGVLTGTVTVEGITTATAELDELGLVTGTVLQHPRRQFFADTVAEEAAFAMENFGFPSATIRERVGSAVTELAANVPVEQSLQHLSGGQQQQVAIAAATLHEPRIVLLDEPSSNLSADAVDRLTANLAALKARGVTIVVAEHRLRYLDGLLDRVAVMRDGRIGREWSAEAFREVSDETLAREGLRGAIRAPRIAPLPASGASVAGGVDASAAAGGALELVDVRCRLGGRTVLDIERLAFPAGEVTAVRGVNGAGKSTLARIVTGLQRATGTIRLDGRTMTPGRLQRRSAIVMQDVQRQLFTDTVDAEIALAASGARTRTGRDDDGHERPDPSAVLDALDLGALAERHPLSLSGGQQQRLVVASVRVSDRRVVVFDEPSSGVDRRHLQSISDQIRRVAEDGAIVVLISHDDDLLSLAADRVLTLERLGGRDGGPGVTAAAVVSGVEPLAGAVLRVGSEGDGVTGTDTGGVPGPEGDAATGTGLGRVRGPEGEGVPRTGTDRESLDDGGGDEIADSDSDGEGEGDGTRVVVPSSVTSTAEAEHATATATNATTAAGTGTREAR; this is encoded by the coding sequence ATGATCGAACTCGACGACGTCACCTGGACGTACCCGCACGCCGACGGCCCCTCGCTCGTCGGCCTCGACCTGCGCATCGCGCCGGGGGAGTGCGTCGTGCTCTGCGGCGCGAGCGGATCCGGTAAGTCCACCGCGCTCCGGCTCGTCGACGGGCTCGTGCCCCACTTCCACGACGAAGGCGTGCTCACCGGCACCGTCACGGTCGAGGGCATCACGACCGCGACCGCGGAGCTCGACGAGCTCGGCCTCGTCACCGGCACCGTCCTCCAGCACCCGCGTCGGCAGTTCTTCGCCGACACCGTGGCCGAGGAGGCAGCGTTCGCGATGGAGAACTTCGGCTTCCCCTCGGCGACCATCCGCGAGCGCGTCGGCTCGGCCGTCACCGAGCTCGCCGCGAACGTGCCCGTCGAACAGTCGCTGCAGCACCTGTCCGGCGGGCAACAGCAGCAGGTCGCGATCGCCGCGGCGACACTGCACGAACCACGCATCGTGCTGCTCGACGAGCCGAGCTCGAACCTCTCCGCCGATGCGGTCGACCGGCTCACCGCGAACCTCGCGGCGCTCAAGGCGCGCGGCGTGACGATCGTCGTGGCCGAGCACCGGCTGCGATACCTCGACGGGCTCCTCGACCGCGTCGCCGTCATGCGCGACGGTCGGATCGGCCGCGAGTGGAGCGCCGAGGCGTTCCGCGAGGTGAGCGACGAGACGCTCGCGCGCGAGGGGCTCCGCGGCGCGATCCGGGCCCCACGGATCGCACCGTTGCCCGCGAGCGGCGCGAGTGTCGCCGGGGGCGTCGACGCGTCCGCCGCGGCCGGCGGGGCACTCGAGCTCGTCGACGTGCGATGCCGACTCGGCGGACGGACCGTGCTCGACATCGAACGACTCGCGTTCCCCGCCGGCGAGGTCACGGCCGTGCGCGGCGTGAACGGTGCGGGGAAGTCCACGCTCGCGCGCATCGTCACCGGACTGCAGCGCGCGACCGGAACGATCCGTCTCGACGGGCGGACGATGACGCCGGGACGGTTGCAGCGGCGGAGCGCGATCGTCATGCAGGACGTCCAGCGACAGCTCTTCACCGACACGGTCGACGCCGAGATCGCCCTCGCCGCATCGGGCGCTCGGACACGGACCGGACGCGACGACGACGGCCACGAGCGGCCCGATCCCTCGGCGGTGCTCGATGCGCTCGACCTCGGTGCCCTCGCCGAGCGGCATCCGCTCAGCCTCTCGGGCGGACAACAGCAGCGACTCGTCGTCGCCTCCGTCCGGGTCTCGGATCGACGCGTCGTCGTGTTCGACGAACCGAGCTCCGGCGTCGACCGCCGACACCTGCAGTCGATCTCGGACCAGATCCGCAGGGTCGCCGAGGACGGCGCGATCGTCGTGCTCATCAGCCACGACGACGACCTGCTGTCGCTCGCCGCCGATCGCGTGCTCACCCTCGAGCGGCTCGGCGGCCGCGACGGCGGGCCGGGCGTCACCGCCGCGGCGGTGGTCTCCGGTGTCGAGCCGCTGGCCGGTGCGGTTCTCCGTGTCGGGAGCGAGGGCGACGGTGTGACGGGAACGGACACCGGTGGTGTGCCTGGACCGGAGGGCGACGCTGCGACGGGAACGGGTCTCGGTCGTGTGCGCGGACCCGAGGGCGAGGGCGTGCCTCGAACCGGCACCGATCGTGAGTCCCTCGACGACGGCGGCGGGGACGAGATCGCCGACAGCGACAGCGATGGCGAGGGCGAAGGTGACGGCACACGCGTCGTGGTGCCGTCTTCGGTGACGTCGACCGCGGAGGCCGAGCACGCGACTGCGACTGCGACGAATGCAACGACGGCGGCGGGCACGGGTACGAGGGAGGCACGATGA
- a CDS encoding ABC transporter permease subunit — MLSGIALLLVAGALPWLSQRDPAASVLRARYAELEPTPEALAAIRTELGLDGGPIVISLRWWGGILRGDFGTSWVSGAPIGSGIWHTLGVSATLALFAIVVALVVAAALVVPAVLRVLRDRPQRGSGPVGVALTALPEFLLASALLVVVAVQLRWLPPYGWTGLDTAILPALALGIPAGGLLGRLLADAISGVAGERWVTVWRLAGAPGHVVLGGVLRRAAAAVIDQLGLVLIGLLGGAVAVEQVFAIPGLGRYLLGAANAQDLPALQAGVLLMALVAVLVGVLTGLARRALRGGPLPPGALPQPPEARDDGRSATWTAGIALGLLLVIVLVGFPRDPYAIVHPRLAEPSFELPFGADASGRDLLARVAHGTIGTLGPALGIVLLAILVAIALAVLGEIARGPAEIANATPPILAGVIIAALLGPSVGGAALAVLWVTWPPLTAHAAALIDEAKAMPHIRWLPLAGASRFEIWVRHIVPATLPPLLRHGMLRLPGVALGLAALGFLGLGAQPPLPEWGLLLSEGIDYVERAPWTTVGPALALVLTSVLAVALAGLRPPVRRPGRWRHRPSAPTTDENETKPEAATPVTTP, encoded by the coding sequence GTGCTCAGCGGGATCGCGCTGCTGCTCGTGGCCGGGGCACTGCCCTGGCTGTCGCAGCGCGATCCCGCCGCGTCGGTGCTCCGGGCCCGCTACGCCGAACTCGAGCCGACCCCCGAGGCGCTCGCCGCGATCCGCACCGAGCTCGGCCTCGACGGCGGGCCGATCGTCATCAGCCTGCGCTGGTGGGGCGGCATCCTGCGAGGCGACTTCGGGACGTCGTGGGTGAGCGGCGCACCGATCGGATCGGGAATCTGGCACACCCTCGGCGTCTCGGCGACGCTCGCACTGTTCGCGATCGTCGTCGCGCTCGTCGTCGCGGCGGCGCTCGTCGTCCCCGCGGTGCTGCGCGTGTTGCGCGACCGGCCGCAGCGTGGCTCCGGGCCCGTCGGCGTCGCGCTGACGGCGCTGCCCGAGTTCCTCCTCGCGAGTGCCCTGCTCGTCGTCGTCGCCGTGCAATTGCGCTGGCTGCCGCCGTACGGCTGGACCGGCCTCGACACCGCGATCCTTCCCGCCCTCGCGCTCGGCATCCCCGCGGGCGGACTGCTCGGGCGGCTCCTCGCCGATGCGATCTCCGGTGTCGCGGGTGAGCGCTGGGTGACGGTGTGGCGCCTCGCCGGTGCGCCCGGCCACGTCGTGCTCGGCGGCGTGCTGCGCCGTGCCGCGGCCGCCGTGATCGACCAGCTCGGCCTCGTGCTCATCGGACTGCTCGGCGGTGCCGTCGCGGTCGAACAGGTCTTCGCGATCCCCGGCCTCGGGCGCTATCTGCTCGGCGCCGCGAACGCGCAGGACCTCCCCGCCCTGCAGGCGGGCGTGCTGCTCATGGCCCTCGTCGCCGTGCTCGTCGGCGTGCTCACCGGCCTCGCGCGGCGTGCGCTGCGCGGCGGGCCGCTGCCGCCCGGCGCGCTTCCGCAACCGCCGGAGGCGCGTGACGACGGCCGCTCGGCGACGTGGACCGCCGGGATCGCGCTCGGGCTGCTGCTCGTCATCGTCCTCGTCGGGTTCCCGCGCGATCCGTACGCGATCGTCCACCCGCGTCTCGCCGAGCCGTCGTTCGAACTGCCGTTCGGCGCGGACGCGAGCGGGCGGGATCTCCTCGCCCGCGTCGCGCACGGAACGATCGGGACCCTCGGGCCGGCACTCGGCATCGTGCTGCTCGCGATCCTCGTCGCCATCGCCCTCGCCGTGCTCGGCGAGATCGCGCGCGGCCCGGCCGAGATCGCGAACGCGACGCCGCCGATCCTCGCCGGCGTGATCATCGCCGCGCTCCTGGGCCCATCGGTCGGGGGTGCGGCGCTCGCGGTGTTGTGGGTGACGTGGCCGCCCCTCACGGCGCACGCCGCCGCGCTGATCGACGAGGCGAAGGCGATGCCGCACATCCGATGGCTGCCGCTCGCGGGCGCGTCCCGGTTCGAGATCTGGGTGCGGCACATCGTCCCCGCGACGCTGCCGCCGCTCCTGCGGCACGGCATGCTGCGGCTGCCGGGGGTCGCGCTCGGGCTGGCGGCCCTCGGGTTCCTCGGGCTGGGCGCGCAGCCGCCGCTGCCGGAGTGGGGCCTGCTCCTGTCCGAGGGCATCGACTACGTCGAGCGCGCACCGTGGACGACGGTCGGCCCGGCGCTCGCGCTCGTGCTGACGTCGGTGCTCGCGGTCGCTCTCGCGGGTCTCCGTCCGCCGGTGCGCCGCCCGGGCCGGTGGCGCCATCGCCCGTCGGCTCCGACGACCGACGAGAACGAAACGAAGCCGGAGGCGGCGACCCCGGTCACCACGCCGTAG